The following are encoded in a window of Vibrio sp. SCSIO 43136 genomic DNA:
- a CDS encoding AraC family transcriptional regulator, with amino-acid sequence MTFDALLSSILNEGEPLKNIWFAGDFHTPPKFSYQVNFPRLEIVLGGEYVNEMEDHDRKVVTRTATIGDALYIPPNCWNKPDWDNEVSVLSILFGRKQMGLSLVSKHKGETQFYDIQKHSIQTRSGFAIDNILEALNALAREPHKKPMDELLLKALLEYSKTMLASPQEHAQNRVTDLYQGICIYIQENFHRPICRDSIAARFNISSNHLSRMFRQQGHMTLADYITWVRVERAKFMLKKYSFKLSDVAQRCGFRDVNYFCRVFKSRTGKTPTQYRTAH; translated from the coding sequence ATGACCTTTGACGCATTGCTCTCATCGATTTTGAATGAAGGCGAGCCCTTAAAAAACATCTGGTTTGCGGGGGACTTTCACACGCCTCCAAAATTCAGTTACCAGGTAAATTTCCCGCGTCTGGAAATTGTGCTTGGGGGAGAGTATGTCAATGAAATGGAAGATCACGATCGCAAAGTGGTCACGCGCACTGCCACCATAGGTGATGCGTTATATATCCCACCGAACTGCTGGAATAAACCAGACTGGGACAACGAGGTTTCAGTCTTAAGCATTTTGTTTGGGCGCAAGCAAATGGGGCTGAGCTTAGTCAGTAAACACAAAGGAGAAACCCAGTTCTACGACATTCAGAAGCACAGTATTCAAACCCGCTCTGGCTTCGCTATCGACAATATCCTTGAAGCGCTAAATGCGCTAGCAAGGGAACCTCACAAGAAGCCGATGGATGAGTTGCTACTTAAAGCTCTGTTGGAGTACAGCAAAACCATGCTCGCTTCACCGCAAGAACACGCTCAAAATCGAGTCACTGACCTTTACCAAGGGATCTGTATCTACATTCAAGAGAACTTCCATCGCCCTATCTGTCGAGACAGTATTGCTGCGCGGTTCAATATCTCTTCTAACCACCTTTCCCGAATGTTTCGTCAGCAAGGTCACATGACACTCGCAGATTACATCACTTGGGTACGAGTCGAGAGAGCAAAGTTCATGCTCAAGAAATACAGTTTCAAACTGAGTGATGTGGCGCAGCGCTGCGGCTTTAGAGACGTTAATTACTTCTGCCGAGTATTCAAAAGCCGTACAGGCAAAACCCCCACCCAATATCGCACGGCGCACTAA
- a CDS encoding fructose-specific PTS transporter subunit EIIC, with amino-acid sequence MITKLINESLIHLNLQATSKDEVFDELIDVLFAQRKISDKQQFLADIQAREAQGNTGFEDGIAIPHAKSSAVIEPAVVIGVKQSGIEYGAEDGLPSKLFFMIASPDGGDNHHIEVLAELSSKLIEDGFVEAFMQASSPKQALDLLLDKPQQQEPTNVANKGLIIGVTGCPAGVAHTYLAAEALEKGAQSLGYEVIVETNGSIGVKNSPTAEQIESAEAIIVACDKQVDMARFAGKRLIQSDVKAPIRDAQGLITKALDAPTYQADNSQPQQSVASKATQARSDLYRYLMNGVSHMIPFVVTGGLLIALALAIGGEPTEAGMAIPPGSLWNQILDVGVVAFTLMIPILAGYIAYAIADRPALTPGLIGGWIANNGSFYGAEAGTGFIGAIVAGLLVGYFVKWITSINYHKFIQPLVPIMIAPITGSLFIAGAFIFVIGAPIANLMDGLTALLTSMSTGNVVLLGIVLGGMAGFDMGGPFNKVAFLFSVGMIASGQTQFMGAMACAIPVAPLGMALATVLGRKFELFESSEIEAGKAAGAMGLVGISEGAIPFAAQDPMSVIPANVLGSMVAAVMAFSIGITNSVAHGGPVVALLGAMNSPLQALLCMATGAVVTALVCIALKNLRKAKLSAAAA; translated from the coding sequence ATGATCACCAAGCTAATTAACGAGAGTTTAATCCATCTCAACTTACAAGCTACGTCCAAAGATGAAGTCTTTGATGAGCTTATCGACGTCCTTTTCGCCCAAAGAAAAATCAGCGATAAACAGCAGTTCTTAGCTGATATTCAGGCTCGAGAAGCGCAGGGCAACACCGGATTCGAGGATGGTATTGCGATACCCCATGCAAAAAGCTCGGCGGTGATTGAGCCTGCGGTTGTGATTGGGGTTAAACAGTCGGGCATTGAATACGGTGCTGAGGATGGTTTGCCTTCCAAATTGTTCTTCATGATTGCTTCACCCGATGGTGGCGATAATCACCATATTGAGGTGTTGGCAGAGCTCTCTTCTAAGCTGATTGAAGATGGTTTTGTTGAGGCCTTTATGCAGGCGTCATCACCAAAACAAGCGCTGGATCTATTGCTAGATAAACCACAGCAACAAGAGCCAACCAATGTGGCAAATAAAGGGCTCATCATCGGTGTGACCGGCTGCCCTGCAGGGGTGGCTCATACTTATCTTGCGGCAGAAGCTTTGGAGAAAGGTGCACAATCACTTGGCTATGAGGTGATTGTCGAAACCAACGGTTCAATTGGGGTGAAGAATAGCCCAACGGCCGAGCAAATTGAGAGTGCCGAGGCGATTATCGTGGCGTGTGACAAGCAAGTGGACATGGCTCGCTTTGCGGGTAAGCGCCTGATCCAATCGGATGTAAAAGCACCAATCCGAGATGCGCAGGGATTGATCACTAAGGCACTCGACGCTCCAACCTATCAGGCAGACAACTCTCAACCACAACAGTCGGTGGCGAGCAAAGCGACGCAAGCCCGCTCAGATCTGTATCGCTATTTGATGAATGGGGTATCTCATATGATCCCGTTTGTGGTGACTGGGGGCCTATTGATTGCACTGGCTCTTGCGATAGGTGGTGAACCGACCGAAGCAGGTATGGCGATCCCTCCTGGTAGCCTTTGGAACCAAATTCTAGATGTTGGTGTGGTTGCCTTTACTCTGATGATCCCAATTCTGGCGGGCTATATCGCATATGCCATCGCCGACCGTCCTGCGCTTACACCTGGTTTGATTGGTGGTTGGATTGCAAACAACGGTTCGTTCTATGGCGCAGAAGCTGGTACTGGGTTTATCGGTGCCATCGTTGCAGGTTTGCTGGTGGGCTACTTTGTTAAGTGGATTACCTCGATTAACTACCACAAGTTTATTCAGCCACTTGTGCCGATCATGATTGCTCCAATCACGGGTTCCCTATTCATCGCAGGTGCATTCATCTTTGTTATCGGTGCACCGATTGCTAACTTGATGGACGGTCTAACTGCACTATTGACCTCAATGAGCACAGGTAATGTTGTCTTGCTGGGTATCGTGCTGGGTGGCATGGCCGGCTTTGATATGGGTGGTCCATTTAACAAAGTCGCTTTCTTGTTCTCGGTTGGCATGATTGCTAGTGGCCAGACGCAGTTCATGGGTGCGATGGCATGTGCTATCCCAGTTGCACCGCTAGGCATGGCATTAGCGACAGTGCTTGGACGTAAGTTCGAGCTGTTCGAGTCATCTGAAATTGAAGCAGGTAAGGCTGCGGGCGCAATGGGTCTGGTGGGTATCTCTGAAGGTGCTATCCCATTTGCCGCTCAAGACCCAATGTCAGTGATCCCTGCTAACGTACTGGGCTCAATGGTGGCAGCGGTGATGGCATTCTCTATTGGTATCACTAATAGCGTCGCACACGGCGGCCCGGTCGTGGCTCTACTTGGCGCCATGAATAGCCCACTACAAGCACTACTTTGCATGGCGACAGGCGCTGTGGTTACTGCTCTAGTGTGTATTGCTTTGAAAAATCTTCGTAAGGCCAAGCTTTCTGCGGCAGCCGCTTAA
- a CDS encoding PTS sugar transporter subunit IIA, whose amino-acid sequence MMFEYQITFIVADASANARLSPHLCKLARKFKSDLSILNLTRNRRASLSHSLAIMQAALVDGDLCQITAVGIDAELACFVLKDIIADHHTLIGSKVSYEFSSQLAQRVPALQLPIATQWSYAKAQTQLTKFAGLKAVAQLIYPTNPDELILAMIKREERSSTCVTAGIALPHVMFDDVDQINIAVISSDSPIDWDSRLGEVNLIIAIVMPTSPTRDQVMAATNLTRNLLTGDLAQRLLLTRSGIELQAILMYSMTRLLEA is encoded by the coding sequence CTGATGTTTGAGTACCAGATAACTTTTATTGTCGCCGACGCCAGTGCGAATGCTCGGCTCTCTCCTCACTTGTGTAAATTGGCCAGAAAGTTCAAAAGCGATCTTTCGATTCTTAATCTGACCAGAAATCGCCGTGCCAGTCTTTCCCACTCACTGGCCATCATGCAAGCGGCTTTGGTTGATGGCGACTTGTGTCAGATCACCGCAGTTGGCATAGACGCTGAGCTTGCATGCTTTGTGCTCAAAGATATTATCGCCGATCATCACACCTTAATTGGCTCCAAGGTGAGTTATGAGTTTTCATCACAATTGGCGCAGCGAGTACCTGCCTTGCAGCTCCCTATAGCCACTCAGTGGTCTTATGCCAAAGCGCAAACCCAATTGACTAAATTTGCTGGGCTTAAAGCAGTGGCACAGCTTATTTATCCTACCAACCCCGATGAGCTGATTTTGGCGATGATCAAAAGGGAAGAGCGCTCATCCACTTGTGTGACAGCTGGTATCGCTTTGCCCCATGTGATGTTTGATGATGTCGATCAGATCAACATTGCCGTGATCAGCAGTGACAGCCCGATCGATTGGGACTCCCGCTTGGGCGAGGTGAACTTAATTATCGCTATCGTAATGCCCACCAGCCCAACTCGAGATCAAGTGATGGCAGCCACCAATCTCACTCGTAATTTGCTCACAGGCGACCTAGCGCAACGGCTGCTACTGACTCGGAGCGGTATCGAGCTTCAAGCGATTTTGATGTATTCGATGACACGACTGCTTGAGGCGTGA
- a CDS encoding PTS fructose transporter subunit IIB, producing the protein MKIVAVTACPTGIAHTYMAADALRKTAPKYDVQLKVETQGAMGIEDQLSPTDIAQAQKVLIVSDIEVEQSGRFEGMERVQIPIEEVLLDVDKVFIKHCRR; encoded by the coding sequence ATGAAAATAGTCGCTGTGACAGCATGCCCAACAGGCATTGCTCATACTTATATGGCTGCAGATGCACTGCGAAAAACAGCGCCGAAGTATGATGTGCAACTAAAAGTTGAGACTCAAGGTGCTATGGGCATTGAAGACCAGCTGTCTCCAACGGACATTGCACAGGCGCAAAAAGTGCTGATCGTATCCGATATTGAAGTTGAACAGTCAGGCCGCTTTGAAGGAATGGAACGCGTCCAGATACCCATTGAAGAGGTACTGCTTGACGTTGATAAAGTGTTCATCAAACACTGCCGCCGCTGA